One Paenibacillus crassostreae DNA segment encodes these proteins:
- a CDS encoding sensor histidine kinase — translation MSFYLSFIRFSIIILIGFASMFLYHYVNNGQYTLHILLYLSLVALERSIPNLAIKNLIIYIEIVLSAWLCTIYGQLMLYLSLSSLFAYSFSPSRLLIRILTYGIHLLLLNLAFQHDSSFSIISMNFTFLLTAILLSLLQSATGSRNKTIHLYDELRKKHYELDETRKRLVEFSHQVEAAAQSKERERISRQLHDDIGHRLIRVKMMMEAAIQIIPTDFPRGYEIMLQVRDQVSGSMDDMRNTVKRMRPTTSLKDEYAIDRLLENIGRETGIHTKLMIEGTPIPLYPSIQIVLYKNVQEALTNAIRHGEATSVEVFIQYGNDELCMFVSNNGPIEGIPDPNSRQLGMGLSGMEERTQLIGGTVDIQWEYPYTVVTRLPVYARNDII, via the coding sequence TTGAGCTTTTATCTCTCATTTATTCGCTTCTCCATCATTATCTTGATAGGATTCGCCTCAATGTTTCTCTATCACTATGTAAATAATGGGCAATACACATTGCATATCCTCCTATACCTGAGTCTTGTGGCGCTAGAAAGATCTATTCCTAACCTTGCAATTAAAAACCTCATCATTTACATAGAAATCGTATTATCTGCCTGGTTATGCACTATATATGGTCAACTGATGTTATATCTATCGCTATCTTCTCTTTTTGCCTATTCTTTTTCGCCATCTCGCTTACTTATACGTATACTAACTTATGGAATTCATCTTCTTCTACTTAATCTTGCTTTTCAACATGATTCTTCCTTTTCAATAATCTCTATGAACTTCACCTTTCTTCTAACAGCGATATTGTTATCCTTATTGCAAAGTGCCACGGGTAGTCGTAACAAGACCATACATCTCTATGATGAACTTCGTAAGAAGCATTATGAGCTTGATGAAACACGCAAACGACTTGTCGAGTTCAGTCATCAAGTGGAGGCTGCAGCACAATCGAAAGAACGCGAGCGAATATCTAGGCAATTACATGACGATATAGGTCACCGTCTGATCCGTGTCAAAATGATGATGGAGGCCGCCATTCAAATCATCCCCACCGATTTTCCACGTGGATACGAGATAATGCTTCAAGTTCGAGATCAAGTATCTGGGAGTATGGATGACATGCGCAATACAGTAAAAAGAATGCGTCCCACTACCTCATTAAAAGATGAGTATGCTATTGATCGACTTCTTGAAAATATAGGTCGAGAAACAGGGATACATACGAAGCTTATGATCGAAGGCACTCCCATCCCTTTGTATCCAAGTATACAAATTGTGTTATACAAGAATGTCCAAGAAGCACTTACGAACGCCATAAGACATGGCGAGGCTACATCCGTCGAGGTGTTCATACAATATGGGAATGATGAATTATGTATGTTTGTTAGTAACAATGGTCCAATTGAAGGAATTCCCGATCCAAACAGTAGACAGCTAGGAATGGGTCTCAGTGGCATGGAGGAAAGGACTCAGTTAATTGGGGGGACCGTAGATATTCAGTGGGAATATCCATATACCGTTGTGACACGTCTACCCGTGTATGCGAGAAACGATATCATTTAG
- a CDS encoding ABC transporter permease, with protein sequence MNSLMIAWNMIKRTVGTKKGILFFIVLPCIIVSLTVALMGQSNNSEVRIPYSNEDVGTAGQYIIDVLSRNADYVLELKSSKEEVRDMIMGRQRSVGLSIPAEFTEQLLSGNEPQIAMYQLTGNEASYIVKLSLDRIVGGMAQTAGIISNFNPDNATSVEVFAKSIEEMGNQRIQSERTDYNLYAKPGLSNVTGFTIMFMMGLVSSIVKIIIDDRRNRTIARIYSAPVRSYEIALGHILGSLFVGIIQIIIVLIFSRYVLKYDYDIPFLTHFLILGLFMLVSMGIASTVAGMVRNPTNAGMLNAMIITPTCMLGGCFWPLSIMPEYLQKVANFIPQKWAIEAVDRVASGDQLVDIWLPLSILGLMAIILLAIGSVILRPSDTKVSA encoded by the coding sequence GTGAATAGCTTAATGATTGCATGGAACATGATTAAGAGAACGGTTGGAACCAAAAAGGGGATTCTTTTCTTTATTGTTCTTCCTTGTATCATTGTCTCGCTGACTGTAGCACTTATGGGTCAGAGTAATAATTCGGAAGTGAGGATTCCTTATTCGAATGAAGATGTTGGTACAGCAGGTCAATATATAATTGATGTATTATCAAGGAACGCCGATTATGTGCTAGAGTTGAAGAGTAGTAAAGAGGAAGTTAGAGATATGATTATGGGGAGGCAGAGATCGGTAGGTCTATCTATACCTGCTGAATTTACAGAACAACTTCTTAGCGGAAATGAACCTCAAATCGCGATGTATCAACTTACAGGGAATGAGGCTTCATATATTGTTAAGCTGAGTTTAGATCGTATTGTAGGTGGGATGGCTCAAACCGCCGGGATCATCAGTAATTTCAATCCAGATAACGCTACTTCTGTGGAGGTTTTTGCTAAGAGTATAGAGGAAATGGGTAACCAAAGGATTCAATCTGAGAGAACGGACTATAATCTATACGCCAAGCCGGGTCTTAGTAATGTGACTGGCTTCACCATTATGTTCATGATGGGATTAGTGTCGAGCATCGTTAAAATCATTATTGATGACCGTAGAAATAGAACGATCGCACGCATATATAGTGCCCCTGTAAGATCATATGAGATTGCGCTTGGACACATACTAGGAAGTCTATTCGTTGGAATCATTCAAATTATTATTGTACTTATCTTTAGTCGGTATGTATTGAAGTATGATTATGATATTCCGTTCTTAACACACTTTTTAATATTAGGGCTTTTCATGCTAGTATCTATGGGAATTGCAAGTACGGTAGCCGGGATGGTCCGAAATCCAACGAATGCAGGTATGTTAAATGCCATGATCATTACGCCAACGTGCATGTTAGGAGGATGTTTTTGGCCCCTATCTATCATGCCGGAATATTTGCAAAAGGTAGCTAATTTTATTCCGCAGAAGTGGGCTATTGAGGCTGTGGATCGCGTAGCTTCAGGAGATCAGTTGGTTGATATTTGGCTACCTCTTTCTATTCTAGGACTCATGGCGATCATTCTGTTGGCCATTGGATCAGTGATCCTACGACCTAGTGATACTAAAGTTAGTGCGTAA
- a CDS encoding ABC transporter permease, with protein sequence MSIWTIAWYELQRMFRSKSVVINLFLLPLILIFILGAALSSFFYSDDEEFQADLVRVAMVSNKSVENGVSAKLEAYLNSENMEELIDLRQVDTREVAEKKIRAREVDYAVIVPPDFESQVMSGNIAKLELILGNKVESNLVAGMVFDTFLEEMNNGLAVASVMGNVQLEQESEPTSISVDSNSGKDAPSYVTVGNLNGSGMAYSASQYYAGAMMIMFLLYAGGTASTSLFDEKSNHTLYRLQSLPISTAQIFLGKILGNSIVAVIQATIIITVSSFLYGVEWGNQPLFLALVCLLLIIASMAIAALVTLMVKSSSSADTLMQVIIIVMTFLSGGFTPIPVDLIGVIGKLTVSYWGMESLLQMMLHSDPIDIVQSIGMLAGMCLVLVIVTTGVYRKVGYRE encoded by the coding sequence ATGAGTATATGGACGATTGCTTGGTATGAATTACAAAGAATGTTCCGTTCAAAGTCAGTCGTAATAAATTTATTCTTACTGCCATTGATACTTATATTCATATTAGGCGCAGCACTTTCGAGTTTCTTCTACAGTGATGATGAAGAGTTTCAAGCCGATTTGGTTAGGGTAGCTATGGTGAGCAATAAGAGCGTTGAAAATGGTGTATCTGCAAAATTAGAAGCGTATTTGAACAGTGAAAACATGGAAGAATTGATTGATTTACGACAAGTAGATACAAGAGAAGTAGCAGAGAAAAAAATACGCGCAAGAGAAGTGGATTACGCTGTCATTGTACCTCCTGATTTCGAATCTCAAGTGATGAGTGGAAATATCGCAAAGTTAGAGTTGATTCTCGGCAATAAAGTGGAGAGTAATCTTGTTGCGGGGATGGTTTTTGATACTTTTTTAGAAGAAATGAATAATGGTTTAGCGGTGGCATCTGTTATGGGCAATGTCCAATTGGAGCAAGAGAGTGAACCTACGAGCATCAGTGTAGATTCTAATTCGGGTAAAGACGCACCATCTTATGTTACTGTAGGTAACCTGAACGGTTCAGGAATGGCATACTCTGCATCCCAGTATTATGCTGGTGCGATGATGATTATGTTTCTATTATATGCGGGTGGCACGGCTAGCACGAGTCTATTTGACGAAAAGAGTAATCATACCTTGTATCGGCTTCAGTCACTACCTATATCAACTGCTCAAATTTTTTTAGGTAAAATATTGGGGAATAGCATCGTAGCGGTCATTCAGGCAACGATTATTATTACGGTATCCTCTTTTTTATATGGCGTTGAATGGGGTAACCAACCGCTGTTCCTAGCATTGGTCTGTCTGTTATTAATTATTGCATCGATGGCGATTGCCGCATTGGTGACATTGATGGTTAAAAGTAGTTCAAGTGCCGATACGCTAATGCAAGTCATTATTATAGTGATGACCTTCTTAAGTGGTGGGTTTACACCGATTCCTGTGGATTTGATAGGCGTTATTGGGAAACTGACCGTTAGTTATTGGGGAATGGAAAGTCTGCTACAGATGATGCTACATTCAGATCCTATAGATATTGTGCAGAGTATAGGTATGCTAGCGGGGATGTGTCTGGTTCTAGTGATAGTCACAACTGGTGTATATCGAAAGGTGGGATATCGTGAATAG
- a CDS encoding S41 family peptidase yields MLKKRTAILMMVISLIVGSLLTMFLTGSNSIAGQASSGEGLLASITSGGLKAEETRKIGAAIDLIEGNYYKDIERSALVDGAINGMMEALSDPYSTYMGQETAQQFEESIEGSFSGIGAEVSMEDGNVVVVSPIKGSPAEKAGIRSKDILLSVNGESLAGLELNAAVAKIRGVKGSTASIEVKRNGVAEPIKYAIVRDDVALETVNASLRKDGIGMIEITQFSLNTAERFKEELTNLEKQGMKGLVIDVRNNPGGVLSVVIDITQQFVPKGELIVQVEDKNGKREKSFSKGSSKSYPITLLMNKGSASASEILAGALQQSADVVLVGENSFGKGTVQTSFDRQLGDGSLLKITIAKWLTPDGTWIHEEGIKPDIAVSQPDYFMVAPINKEKTLQFNKNSDDVKSAQVMLDGLGYKPGRVDGYFDVGTQKAVKTFQTSQKIKANGIIDSKTAEALEKVLIEHIQDPLNDTQLKQGIAEVQKEIKAMASKK; encoded by the coding sequence TTGTTAAAGAAACGTACGGCGATACTTATGATGGTCATCTCCTTGATTGTTGGAAGCCTATTGACGATGTTCCTAACGGGATCCAACAGCATAGCTGGACAAGCTTCGAGTGGAGAAGGATTGCTCGCTAGTATAACTAGTGGAGGATTGAAGGCAGAGGAGACACGGAAGATCGGAGCAGCAATTGATCTGATTGAAGGTAATTACTATAAGGATATTGAACGTAGCGCCTTGGTTGACGGGGCTATTAACGGTATGATGGAGGCCTTGTCTGATCCATATTCTACGTATATGGGACAGGAAACAGCACAACAATTTGAAGAGTCCATTGAAGGCTCCTTCAGCGGTATTGGTGCAGAGGTCTCGATGGAGGATGGCAATGTTGTTGTAGTCTCTCCAATTAAGGGGTCACCTGCAGAGAAGGCGGGAATTCGATCCAAGGACATTCTGCTCTCTGTGAATGGTGAATCTTTGGCTGGTCTAGAACTGAATGCAGCTGTTGCAAAAATTCGAGGTGTCAAAGGTTCTACAGCATCGATTGAAGTCAAACGTAATGGTGTAGCTGAACCTATTAAATATGCTATTGTCCGTGATGATGTTGCACTAGAGACAGTCAATGCATCCCTACGTAAAGATGGGATTGGAATGATTGAAATTACCCAGTTCTCTTTAAATACAGCAGAACGATTCAAGGAAGAACTGACTAATCTAGAGAAGCAAGGGATGAAGGGGTTAGTGATCGATGTCCGTAACAACCCTGGAGGTGTTCTTTCAGTCGTTATTGATATTACACAACAATTCGTACCTAAAGGTGAATTGATTGTTCAAGTGGAAGATAAGAATGGGAAACGTGAGAAGAGTTTCTCCAAGGGATCAAGCAAATCTTATCCGATTACATTGTTGATGAATAAGGGGAGTGCGAGTGCTTCGGAGATTTTAGCAGGAGCGCTTCAACAATCTGCTGATGTCGTTCTAGTTGGTGAGAACTCCTTCGGTAAGGGAACGGTTCAGACGAGTTTCGATCGACAATTAGGTGATGGTAGCTTACTCAAAATCACGATTGCGAAGTGGCTTACACCTGATGGTACTTGGATTCACGAAGAAGGTATCAAACCGGATATTGCGGTCTCTCAACCGGATTACTTCATGGTTGCACCAATTAACAAAGAGAAGACCCTACAATTCAACAAGAATAGTGACGATGTTAAAAGCGCACAAGTTATGTTGGATGGACTTGGTTACAAACCAGGACGTGTCGATGGATATTTTGATGTAGGTACTCAGAAAGCTGTGAAGACCTTCCAGACTAGCCAGAAGATTAAGGCTAATGGAATCATCGATTCTAAGACAGCGGAAGCCTTGGAAAAGGTTCTTATTGAACACATACAAGATCCTCTAAATGATACGCAACTGAAACAAGGTATTGCGGAGGTACAGAAGGAAATAAAGGCAATGGCGTCGAAGAAGTAA
- a CDS encoding response regulator transcription factor — protein MISLLIVDDDEFIRESLKVLIAMDSKIKVVGCAANGADAVALMSSGLHVDVVLMDIRMPVCDGVEGTKQIKKLFPNSRVLMLTTFDDDEFIIQALENGASGYLLKNIAPDRITQGIKTVHNGDILIHPDVARKLTGFLRHSVNLETRTQIDLPNSQTQRDEILLTKFSLTPMEITIVHHISEGLSNKEIAQACFLSEGTVKNYITEILGKLQLRDRTQIVIHYLKAQTS, from the coding sequence ATGATTTCATTATTAATTGTCGATGATGATGAATTTATTCGCGAGAGCCTAAAGGTGCTTATCGCTATGGATTCGAAAATTAAGGTGGTTGGTTGTGCAGCTAACGGTGCGGATGCTGTAGCTTTAATGAGTTCCGGGTTACACGTAGATGTCGTACTCATGGATATTCGGATGCCTGTATGCGATGGCGTAGAGGGAACAAAACAGATAAAGAAACTCTTTCCGAACTCTAGAGTATTGATGCTGACTACATTTGATGATGATGAATTTATCATTCAAGCGTTGGAGAATGGTGCTAGTGGATATTTACTTAAGAACATCGCACCTGATCGAATTACCCAGGGGATCAAGACCGTTCACAATGGTGATATTCTCATTCATCCCGATGTCGCGCGTAAGCTTACAGGATTCTTGCGTCATTCGGTGAATTTAGAGACTCGAACGCAGATTGACTTACCGAATTCTCAAACTCAAAGAGATGAAATTTTGCTAACCAAATTCAGCCTGACCCCTATGGAGATCACGATCGTCCATCATATTTCAGAAGGACTATCCAATAAGGAAATTGCCCAGGCATGTTTCCTGAGTGAAGGTACGGTTAAAAATTATATTACGGAGATCCTTGGAAAGTTACAACTACGAGACCGTACTCAGATCGTCATTCACTATCTTAAAGCGCAGACGTCGTGA
- a CDS encoding PDZ domain-containing protein yields MDVALELLWNVTDALVQLLTQPFYYISILFILVFYRQQMLMERKLFHVRLHSWGLQAWRTVIGGLAAGIGVSIVMAFVGFSLTQEAIICIWVVTLMLLLIGVRYLCLAYTVGVLGVLQFILGFFPNWQPDSLIGTTTDTVRALDIPALVILVGILHLVEAILVKRQSTSLAMPLFIESKRGKLVGGFQMQFFWPLPLFLMIPAQTAGNLLSWTPLLGGEGWASGFSMLALPVMIGFSDLTQSMLPQNKAKITFKRLLFYSVILLLIGLLSVWWSPLMIVAALACFLLHMGMEWMSRIEEQHQHSLFVHATQGLRVLSVVPKSPADELGIVPGETVLKVNGVLLHSQEQLHRALRMNAAFCKLEILNLAGESKFLQRPMYAGDHHQLGVILAPDQDVSDVARLNPANIYLIIGMKLNTRKRSILRGHDSALVNVGTGAGVRTDTRVEADTSTRTGSNMSTLSVLPQDTTLAIVETAATQTDEIKAELRDEIKAETMKVTSTHGSDVAKVKATLKDAEATNTDEVIKYPWDR; encoded by the coding sequence TTGGATGTAGCTTTAGAATTGTTATGGAATGTGACAGACGCTCTAGTACAGCTGTTGACTCAGCCCTTTTATTATATATCCATCCTGTTTATCCTCGTATTCTATCGTCAACAGATGTTGATGGAACGGAAGTTATTCCACGTACGGCTTCATAGTTGGGGTCTGCAAGCGTGGCGCACGGTGATAGGCGGTCTGGCTGCTGGTATCGGTGTATCAATTGTAATGGCATTCGTAGGGTTTTCTTTGACGCAAGAAGCTATTATTTGTATATGGGTTGTAACATTAATGTTGTTATTGATAGGTGTACGCTATTTATGTTTGGCTTATACGGTTGGTGTGCTAGGAGTTCTACAGTTTATCTTGGGCTTCTTTCCGAATTGGCAACCAGATTCACTTATTGGGACAACAACAGATACCGTACGGGCGCTTGATATACCAGCTCTGGTTATTTTAGTAGGTATTCTTCATTTGGTTGAAGCAATTCTGGTGAAGAGACAAAGTACATCGCTTGCGATGCCACTATTCATAGAAAGTAAACGTGGCAAGCTAGTGGGAGGATTTCAGATGCAGTTCTTCTGGCCACTACCGCTGTTTCTAATGATTCCAGCACAGACTGCGGGCAATTTATTATCATGGACACCCCTTCTAGGGGGAGAGGGTTGGGCTAGTGGATTCAGTATGTTGGCACTACCTGTTATGATCGGATTTAGTGACTTGACTCAGAGTATGCTACCACAGAATAAGGCTAAGATAACCTTCAAGAGACTTCTATTCTACAGTGTGATACTTCTTCTCATAGGTCTACTATCGGTATGGTGGAGTCCATTGATGATTGTTGCAGCACTGGCATGCTTCTTGTTACATATGGGTATGGAATGGATGAGTCGTATCGAAGAGCAGCATCAGCATTCGCTGTTTGTTCATGCTACTCAAGGTTTACGAGTACTTTCTGTAGTGCCTAAGAGCCCAGCAGATGAACTTGGCATTGTACCCGGTGAAACGGTCCTGAAAGTGAATGGTGTCCTTCTTCACTCGCAAGAACAACTACATCGTGCCTTACGTATGAATGCAGCATTCTGCAAATTAGAAATATTGAACTTGGCTGGCGAGAGTAAGTTCCTGCAACGTCCCATGTATGCGGGTGATCACCATCAATTAGGTGTTATTCTAGCGCCAGATCAGGATGTCAGTGATGTAGCTAGATTGAATCCAGCCAACATCTATTTAATTATTGGAATGAAACTAAACACTCGGAAACGATCCATATTGAGAGGACACGATAGTGCTTTAGTGAATGTAGGTACAGGTGCAGGAGTGAGAACAGACACACGTGTAGAAGCGGATACGAGTACAAGAACCGGTTCAAATATGAGTACGCTCTCAGTGCTTCCGCAAGATACTACTCTTGCGATAGTCGAAACAGCAGCAACGCAGACAGATGAAATAAAGGCAGAGTTACGCGACGAGATTAAGGCAGAAACAATGAAAGTAACTTCAACCCATGGATCAGATGTTGCCAAGGTGAAAGCAACCCTAAAGGATGCGGAGGCTACTAACACGGATGAAGTAATAAAATATCCGTGGGATCGCTGA
- the ftsX gene encoding permease-like cell division protein FtsX — protein MNFNTFLRHLREGCKNVFRNGWMSIASITSIVVSLFVLGVFILLVVNVNQLADDVDSTVEIRTYLNLDVDEKMRETINTEIGLMPEVSKVTFISKEQGLLEFSEGLGEDGKALLEGFDNDNNPLPDTLVVEVIEAKTVPQVADKISALNEVHPESPIMKVNYGEGAVEKLFKITRAVRNIGFIFVAVLGVMSMFLISNTIRVTILARRREIGIQKLVGATNSFIRWPFFIEGALIGGIGSLATVGILILGYDQLIQAISKDITLGLTLVPLADIWLLISTLLLAIGILIGIWGSTVSIRKFLKV, from the coding sequence ATGAATTTTAACACCTTCTTGCGGCATCTGCGAGAAGGATGCAAGAACGTATTCCGTAATGGATGGATGTCGATAGCTTCTATAACTTCCATTGTAGTATCTCTTTTTGTTCTAGGTGTATTTATCTTATTGGTTGTGAATGTCAATCAATTGGCAGATGACGTTGATAGTACGGTTGAGATTCGAACGTATTTGAACCTCGATGTAGATGAGAAGATGCGAGAAACGATCAATACAGAGATTGGCCTAATGCCTGAAGTGAGCAAGGTAACCTTCATATCGAAAGAACAAGGGTTACTAGAATTCAGTGAGGGATTGGGAGAAGACGGTAAGGCTCTACTCGAGGGATTCGATAATGATAATAATCCGCTACCAGATACACTGGTCGTTGAAGTCATAGAAGCAAAAACGGTTCCACAAGTTGCAGATAAGATTAGCGCATTGAATGAGGTTCATCCAGAATCTCCAATAATGAAGGTCAATTATGGTGAGGGCGCTGTCGAGAAGTTATTCAAGATCACACGTGCGGTACGTAATATTGGGTTTATCTTCGTTGCAGTTCTCGGGGTGATGTCCATGTTCCTTATATCTAACACGATTAGAGTTACAATTCTAGCTCGCCGTCGGGAGATTGGTATTCAGAAATTAGTAGGAGCGACGAACTCATTCATTCGCTGGCCCTTTTTTATAGAAGGTGCATTAATTGGTGGGATTGGATCGTTAGCGACGGTTGGTATTCTCATATTAGGTTATGACCAATTGATCCAAGCAATAAGTAAGGATATTACCTTGGGGCTGACTTTAGTTCCATTGGCTGATATTTGGTTACTGATAAGTACACTTTTGCTTGCTATTGGTATTTTGATTGGAATCTGGGGAAGTACCGTCTCCATTCGTAAATTTTTGAAAGTATAG
- a CDS encoding ABC transporter ATP-binding protein, with translation MAFVEMKGVVKRYGDKISVDHLDLSIREGEIFGLLGPNGAGKSTTINMMSGLMKLDQGNIVVDGISVKDHPLDVKRRIGLVPQELALYETMSAADNVTFFGKLYGLRGKLLKVRVEEALEFVGLSDRAKEKPTTYSGGMKRRLNIACSIMHHPKLIIMDEPTVGIDPQSRNHILESVRTLNAMGSTIIYTSHYMEEVAAISDRVAIMEQGHVIACGTQQELRERVASHEKIVIKTSQISEAVIDELKLHPRISKVLASDDMIELYVVSSQQELQDILFICAKHNVMIQSLACEEPNLETLFLNLTGRKLRD, from the coding sequence ATGGCATTTGTAGAAATGAAGGGTGTTGTGAAGCGTTACGGAGATAAAATATCGGTGGATCATTTGGATCTAAGCATTCGTGAAGGAGAGATATTTGGTCTATTAGGTCCGAATGGGGCAGGGAAGAGCACAACCATAAATATGATGAGTGGCCTTATGAAGTTAGATCAAGGGAATATTGTTGTGGACGGAATTTCCGTAAAAGATCATCCCTTGGATGTGAAAAGGAGAATTGGTTTAGTCCCTCAGGAATTGGCGTTGTATGAAACGATGTCCGCAGCAGATAATGTTACTTTCTTCGGAAAACTGTATGGATTACGTGGAAAACTTCTAAAGGTCCGGGTGGAGGAGGCTTTAGAGTTTGTGGGATTAAGTGATCGCGCGAAGGAAAAGCCAACCACTTACTCAGGAGGTATGAAAAGAAGGCTGAATATTGCGTGTTCAATTATGCACCATCCTAAGTTAATCATTATGGATGAGCCAACGGTAGGTATTGATCCGCAATCACGAAATCATATTCTTGAATCTGTACGCACATTGAATGCAATGGGATCTACAATCATTTATACAAGTCATTATATGGAAGAGGTGGCGGCGATCAGCGATCGAGTCGCTATTATGGAGCAAGGGCATGTAATCGCCTGTGGTACACAGCAGGAATTACGTGAACGTGTCGCCAGTCATGAGAAAATTGTAATTAAGACATCACAGATATCAGAAGCAGTAATTGATGAACTGAAGCTGCATCCTAGAATTTCCAAGGTTTTAGCGAGTGACGATATGATTGAGCTGTATGTGGTATCTTCTCAACAGGAGTTACAAGATATCTTGTTCATCTGTGCTAAACACAATGTCATGATCCAATCTTTGGCTTGTGAAGAACCGAATCTGGAGACACTTTTTCTAAATCTTACAGGACGTAAGTTACGTGATTAG
- a CDS encoding murein hydrolase activator EnvC family protein, producing MKKINLILIVLLAAAMIFQPTNSTAAKKSVRDIEKELKILQEQAQQTRKEQQAAAFKGEEAEHYKEKTIEYLQTVLDQIDTVTNKLADISAQIEETKNSLTLAATEMVAAEERIASREVMLESRVRLMYTDGSVSYLEVLMASSSFSDFLMRADSLKMIVDQDQNLLVEHKKDKETVVEKEKELELQYAKAETLYAEMEAQKSILDEKEAEKKVLIAHYDEEIQESNELNVEQEQELIALASERSTLLQQKNKLVAEEAARVKAAKAAAAKRAAAAKSSGSSSSGTYSGNGGPLLMPVGSARISSYYGKRTHPVTGEVGKMHNGVDFAVGQGTTIEAAESGTVILSEWYSGYGNAVIIDHGGGMWTLYGHIRNGGLKVSVGDSVTRGQKIAESGNTGRSTGPHLHFEVRINGSAVDPMPYL from the coding sequence TTGAAGAAGATAAATCTTATATTGATTGTACTTTTGGCAGCAGCCATGATCTTTCAACCTACGAATAGTACAGCAGCGAAGAAATCAGTGCGCGATATTGAAAAAGAATTGAAGATCTTGCAGGAACAGGCCCAGCAGACTAGGAAAGAGCAACAGGCAGCAGCCTTTAAAGGTGAAGAGGCAGAACATTATAAAGAAAAAACGATTGAATATTTGCAGACTGTATTAGATCAGATTGATACCGTTACGAATAAGCTAGCTGATATTTCAGCACAAATTGAAGAGACAAAGAATAGCTTGACGCTAGCTGCAACAGAAATGGTTGCTGCTGAAGAGCGTATTGCATCTCGTGAAGTCATGCTAGAGTCTCGTGTACGATTGATGTATACCGATGGTAGCGTTTCTTATTTAGAAGTGCTAATGGCATCTAGTAGCTTTAGTGACTTCCTCATGAGAGCTGATTCACTTAAGATGATTGTGGATCAGGATCAGAATTTACTTGTGGAACATAAGAAGGACAAGGAAACTGTGGTTGAGAAGGAGAAGGAATTAGAACTGCAATATGCTAAGGCTGAGACTCTCTATGCGGAAATGGAGGCTCAGAAGAGTATACTAGATGAGAAGGAAGCGGAGAAGAAGGTTCTCATTGCTCATTATGATGAGGAAATTCAGGAATCCAATGAGCTAAATGTAGAGCAGGAACAAGAACTCATAGCTCTTGCTAGTGAAAGATCTACCTTATTACAACAGAAGAACAAATTGGTAGCAGAAGAAGCAGCAAGGGTTAAAGCGGCGAAAGCAGCAGCTGCTAAGCGTGCAGCTGCAGCGAAATCTTCTGGTTCGTCTAGCTCTGGAACCTACAGCGGTAATGGAGGTCCATTGTTGATGCCAGTAGGTAGCGCTCGTATTTCTTCTTATTATGGTAAACGAACACATCCCGTTACAGGGGAAGTAGGAAAAATGCATAATGGCGTTGATTTCGCCGTAGGGCAAGGAACAACGATTGAAGCAGCTGAATCTGGCACAGTTATATTGTCAGAGTGGTACAGTGGCTATGGTAATGCTGTTATTATAGATCATGGTGGTGGCATGTGGACGTTATACGGACATATCCGTAATGGTGGGCTCAAAGTTAGTGTTGGTGACAGTGTAACCCGTGGTCAGAAAATTGCAGAGTCAGGCAACACAGGCCGAAGTACGGGACCTCATTTACATTTTGAAGTACGTATTAATGGGAGTGCTGTCGACCCAATGCCTTATTTGTAA